AGAAGCCTTAGATTGCGAGGAATGCAGTATTCCCGTCGAGCACACCACGGTGGGTGAACTACGCAAGGGGCTGATAGAAGAGGGCGGTGAAGCGTGGCGGCACGCCTTGGGCGGTAGCAATATTCTGTGTGCGGTAAATCAACAGCTGGCGAAAGAAGATCAAACCGTAAACAGCGGCGATGAAGTCGCTTTTTATCCTCCGGTAACGGGGGGATAACATGCAGATCTTCGTTAGCGTTCAAAAAGAAGATTTTGATGTGGCTGTGCTATCAAGAGCCTTGCGGGCCAGCTCAAATGAAGTCGGTGCGTTGGCGACGTTTGTTGGATGTATGCGGGGTAGCAGTAAGGGGCAGCCTTTAACTGAAATGTTTCTTGAGCATTATCC
The DNA window shown above is from Spongiibacter sp. IMCC21906 and carries:
- the moaD gene encoding molybdopterin converting factor subunit 1, producing MIKVLFFAKLREALDCEECSIPVEHTTVGELRKGLIEEGGEAWRHALGGSNILCAVNQQLAKEDQTVNSGDEVAFYPPVTGG